The DNA segment ACGATGGTCGAGGGCGCTCTCGGCAGCGGCACCGCGGACCGGCGCTGCACGTTCGAGGTCTTCGCCCGGAGCCTCCCGCCGGGCCGCCGCTACGGGATCCTCGCGGGCACCGGCCGCCTGCTCGAGCTGATCTCCCGCTTCCGCTTCGGCGACGCCGAGCTCGACTGGCTGCGGGAGAACCGCGTCGTCGACGCCCGCACGCTGGACTGGCTGGCCGACTACCGCTTCCAGGGCGACATGTGGGGCTACCGCGAGGGCGAGGTCTACCTCCCCGGCTCCCCCGTGCTGATCGTCGAGGCGCCCTTCGCCGAGGGCGTACTGCTCGAGACGCTGGTGCTGAGCGTGCTCAACCACGACAGCGCCGTGGCGAGCGCCGCCGCCCGGATGGTCTCCGCCGCCGACGGCCGCCCGCTGGCCGAGATGGGCTCGCGCCGGGCCGGCGAGCGCTCGGCGGTCGCCGCCGCGCGCGCCGCGCACATCGCCGGCTTCGGGGCGACCTCGAACCTCGAGGCGGGCCGCAGCTGGGGCGTGCCGACGATGGGCACCTCCGCGCACGCGTTCACCCTGCTGCACGACTCCGAGGAGGACGCCTTCCGCGCGCAGGTCGCCGCGCTCGGGCCGGGCACGACGCTCCTCGTCGACACCTACGACGTCACCGCCGCGGTGGACCTCGCGGTCCGCGTCGCGGGCACCTCGCTCGGCGCAGTGCGGATCGACTCGGGCGATCTGCCGCAGCAGGTCGCCGCCGTCCGCGCGCAGCTGGACGGGCTCGGCGCCACCGGCACCAGGATCACCGTCACGAACGACCTGGACGAGTACGGCATCGCGGCGCTGGCCGCCTCCCCCGTCGACTCCTACGGCGTGGGCACCTCCGTCGCGACCGGCTCCGGCCACCCCACCGCGGGCATGGTCTACAAGCTCGTCGCGCACGAGGACGACGCGGGCGAGTGGGTCTCGGTCGCCAAGAAGTCGGCGGCGAAGGCCTCCATCGGCGGGCGCAAGTCCGCGGGGCGGCGCCTCACCGAGGACGGCGTGGCCGTCGAGGAGGTCGTGCACGTCGGCGCCGGGCCCAAGGGCGCCGTCGGCGAGGACGAGCGCGCGCTGCTGGTGCCACTGATCGAGGACGGCCGGATCCGCGAGGAGCACCTCGGCGCAGCCGGCGTCGTCGCGGCGCGGGAGCACCGGGCGAACGCGGTGCTCGAGCTGCCGCTGGACGCGCTGCGCCTCGGCCGCGGCGACCCGGTGATCCCAACCCGCTACGCCTGAGCGCGGAGCGCCCGGACGGGGCGGGCCCGGCTCCCGCTGCGGGGCCGGGCCGGCGCCCTACTTCATCCGGGCGTAGATCTCCTTGCAGGAGGGGCAGACCGGGAACTTCTCCGGGTCGCGGCCCGGCAGCCACTTCTTGCCGCAGAGAGCGCGGACGGGCTTGCCGGTCATCGCGCTCTCGAGGATCTTGTCCTTCGGGACGTAGTGGGAGAAGCGCTCGTGGTCGCCCGGCTCGATCGTCTCCTGGTTGAGGAGCTCCTCGAGTTCGCGGTCGAGGGTGGCGGTTCCTCCGCCTCCCTCGAGGGGGTCGGTGCTGCTGTTCTCGAATCGGGACGTCATGGCTCCGATCCTACGCTCGGAGCGCGGGAGCGGGCGGGGCCCGCTGAGGCTCAGTAGCGGCTGGTGAACGAGACCAGCTCGGCTGCGCGGCGGTCGAACAGGAAGCCGCCGAGCAGCACGCCCAGGGCGAAGACGCCGACCGCGCTGCCGAGGCCCGCGAGGATCGCCTGGTCCCGGTCGCCCTCGAAGAACAGGGTCTGCACCGCCAGCACGACGGCCGGTGCCGAGAGCAGCAGCCCGAGGCCGAACGCGAGCGCCTGCGAGCCGGCCCCGCTCGCTCCCGGTGCCTGCGGCTGGACGAAGGCGCTGTCGCCGGGACGCGGTGCCGGATAGGCGAGCCGCGCGGAGAGGGCGCTGGCGACCCCCGCGGGCACCAGGAGCAGCGCGGCGTTCACCGCGAGCAGGACCGGCAGCGCATCGTCGAAGCCGGAGGTGGCACTGCTGACGAGCGAGCCGAGCACGACGACCGGCAGGCCGAGCAGCAGCGTCGGGAAGGCGCGGCCGAGCCGGTCCGACCAGCCGCGCACCCCGGCGGCGGCGTGCAGCCAGAAGGCCGAGCCGTCGTAGGCGACGTCGTTGTGCAGGAACCAGCCGAGGAACAGCGCGACGAGCGGGACGGGCAGCAGCGAGAGCAGCGGGAACGGCACTCCCACCAGGGCCAGCAGCACCACGGCGAGCACCGGGAGCAGCGGCACGGCGACGAGCGACGCCTGGTAGCGGGGGTCACGGAGCCAGTAGGTCGTGCTCCGAGCGGCGATGGCACCGGTGCGGCTGCCGCCGAGGACGTCGAACCAGCCCAGGCGGAGCCCCCGCGGCGGCCGGGAGGTGCGCTCGGGGCGGACGGTCAGCGCGCGGACGACCAGCCACCAGAGCGCCCCGGCGACGACGAGGGTGAGCAGCGCGGTCAGCAGCGGGCCGGCGGCCGCCCCGGAGGCCGCGCTCGGCGCGATAGCCCAGGCGGCGCCGAACGGGGTGGGCGCGAGGACGGCGGCGAGCCGCTCCAGCGCCTCGGAGCCCTCGCCGCCCCAGTCGAGTCCGGTGGTGAGCACGAGCGCGACCGGCGCGGTGAGCAGGAGGACGAGGCCGAGCACCGCGAGCAGCTCCCGCGCCGTGCGGGAGGGCACCAGCGCCGAGGAGGCGGCGAGGCCGATCCTGGCCAGCAGCGCCGCGGTCAGCACGCCGAGCAGCGGGCCGAGCACGGCCAGGAGTCCGGCGCCCGGGAAGAGCCGGATCGACGCCGCGCCGAGGACGACGAGCGCGAGCACGGGGAGGGAGACGAGCCCGGCCAGCGCGAGCGCGGCCGCGAGCCGGCCACTCGGGATGCCGAAGAGCCGGAACGCTCGCGGGTCCATCGGATCCTTCGGCCCGAGCAGGAACGGGAGCACCAGGAAGCCGAGCGTGACGACCGCTCCCCCGGCGACGACGGCGTCGTCCGCGAGCCAGGAGCCGGGCTCGAGCGTGCCGAGACCGGCCAGGAGCGCCGCGGTCGCCACGACGACGACGAGCACTCCGAGCAGGGCACCGCCCGTGTGCCGCGCGCCCGAGCGGAAGGCGCCGAGCAAGACGTCGAGCCTCAGCCGGAGAAGTCGTGCAGCCACTGCAGCCCCTCGGCGATCTGCTTGCCGCCCGCGAGCTCGAGGAAGCGCTCCTCGAGCGTCGCGGTGCCGGCGACCTCCTCGACGGACCCGGCGGCGAGGACCTTGCCGCCCACGATCACCGCGACGTCGTCGCAGACGCGCTCGATGAAGTCGAGGCCGTGGCTGGAGAGCACGACGGTGCCGCCGCCCGCGACGAAGCGGCGCAGGACGGTGATCACGGCCGCGGAGGAGACCGGGTCGACCGACTCGAACGGCTCGTCGAGCACCAGGACGCGGGGCGCGTGGATCATCGCGCCGGCGAGCGCGACCTTCTTGGCCATGCCCGCGGAGTAGTCGGAGATCAGGCGCTCGAGCGCGTCGGTCAGGCCGAGCGCCTCCGCGAGCTCGACCGTGCGCTGCTTGGCGGTCTTCCGGTCGATCCCCCGCAGCGCGGCGGAGTAGTAGAGGAACTGCGCGCCGGTCAGCCGGTCGAACAGGCGCAGGCGGTCGGGCAGGACGCCGATCAGCGGCTTCGCGGCGCGCGGGTCCTTCCAGACGTCGACGCCGTGCACGAGCACGCGGCCGGTGTCGGGGCGGAGGAGGCCGGTCATCATCGACAGCGTCGTGGTCTTGCCCGCGCCGTTCGGGCCGATGATCCCGTAGAAGGTCCCGGCGCGGACGGCGAGGTCGATGCGGTCGACCGCGACCGTGCGCCCGAAGGTGCGGGTGAGGGCGTGCAGCTCGAAGACGACGGGGTGCTCGGGGTCGGCGGGCTGGGCGGTCTCGGGCTGCGGCGAGGGGTCGGCCGTCTGCGCGGGAGCGGCCGGATCCGCGGTCTCCGTCGCGACGGGTTCTGCGGGAGTCGGCGACTCGGCGGGCGGAGCGCCGTCGCGCTCGGATTCCTCGGCGTTCGTCGCGGACGTCATCCGGCTACGGTACCAAGTCGCTCCGGACGGGGACGGGGCGCGCCGGACCCTGTGGAGAGGAGCCTGGGATCCGCCTCCCCGACACGGCTCCTGGCAACCCCTGGCCTTCGAAGGCGTGCACAGTACACTAAGTGGCGACCCAGGAAGCGATCAGGTCGCTGCACGCCGGTTAAGGATCGCTACGCGGCGGTGAACACATCGTTCCGCCGCGATCGACGCGAGGAGAACACATGACGAGCAAGCCCTTCCCGACCGCCTCCGCCGGCGGCTCCACCGGCGCGCCCGCCTCCGTCGTCATCCTCGCCGCGGGCATGGGGAGCCGGCTCGGCCGCTCCCTGCCGAAGCCGCTGACGCCGCTGAGCGACGGCCGCACGATCATGCAGCAGCAGTTCGACAACATCCATCACGCCTTCGGCACGAAGGTGCCGGTGAGCATCGTGGTCGGCTACAAGCTCGAGCACATCATCGAGGCGTTCCCCTCGGCGACCTTCGTCTACAACGAGCAGTACGACCAGACCAACACGTCCAAGAGCCTCCTCCGCGCGCTGCAGGCCTCGGGCCAGGGCGGCGTGCTCTGGATGAACGGCGACGTCGTCTTCGACCCGCGCATCCTCGACCGCACCGCGGACCTCATCGCGAAGGACGTCTCCTTCGTCACCGTCAACACCGCGAAGGTGTCCGACGAGGAGGTCAAGTACACGACCAGCGCCGAGGGCTACATCGACGAACTGTCCAAGACCGTCAAGCGCGGTCTCGGCGAGGCCGTTGGGATCAACTACGTCTCGGCCGCGGACAAGCCGGCGCTCATCCGCCAGCTGGCCCGGGTCGACGCCCAGGACTACTTCGAGCGTGGAATAGAGTTGGCGATCGAGCAGGACAGACTGCTCGTCGAGCCGATGGACATCTCCGACCTCTACGCCGTCGAGGTGGACTTCGCCGAGGATCTCGAGCGGGCGAACCTCTTCGTCTGAGGCTCGCGTCTCGTCCGGCTCGATCCGAGCCGGTCGAGAGGAGTCGCCTGCCGTGAGCAGCCCCGCACGCGTCGACGCCGGTGCGACCGCCCTGCGTCCGCACCGCTCGCGGGCCTGGCGCTATCGGCACTCGCTCTGGCTGCTGACCAAGCGCGACCTCACAGTCCGCTACGCCACCAGCGCGCTCGGCTACGTGTGGTCGGTGCTCGACCCGCTGGTGATGTCGGGCATCTACTACTTCGTCTTCACCGTGGTGTTCCAGCGCACCGTCGGCGAGGACCCGTACATCGTCTTCCTGCTCGCGGGCCTGCTGCCGTGGATGTGGTTCAACCAGGCGACGTCCGACGCGACGCGGGCCTTCCTCCGCGAGGCGAAGCTCGTGCGCTCCACGTCGATCCCGCGCACCATCTGGGTCGGCCGGATCGTGCTCTCCAAGGGCATCGAGTTCGTGGCGAGCCTGCCGGTGCTCGTGCTCTTCGCGGTCGTCGCGGGAGCGGGAGTGACGCCGGCGATCCTGCTCTTCCCGCTCGCAATCCTGCTTCAGGGCGTGCTCACGCTCGGCGTGGGCCTGCTGGTCGCCCCGCTCGTCGTGTTCTTCCGCGACCTCGAGCGCGCGATCAAGCTGGTGCTGCGCTTCCTCTTCTACGCCTCGCCGATCATCTACTCGACGGCGAACCTGCCCGATGCGATCCGGCCGTGGGCGGCGCTCAATCCGCTCAGCGGGATCTTCGCGCTCTACCGCTCCACCTTCTTCGCGAGCGAGCTCGACCTGCCGCTCATCCTCACCTCCGTGCTGATCTCGTTCCTCGTGCTCGGTCTCGGCCTGATCGTCTTCCGCCGCTCCGAGCGCGCGGTGCTGAAGGAGCTGTGAGCATGGACGCCCCCGACCGCGCTTCCGGCGGCGACTCCCCCGCCGGCCGCGCTCCCGCCGGGGACTCGCCCGTCGTGATCGAGTGCCGGGGTCTCGGGATCCGGTTCCGGCGGAACCGCCGCGGCCGTCGCTCCTTCAAGGACCTCTTCTCCCGCGGGACGCGACGCTCGCGGCCCGGCGAGTTCTGGGCCCTGCGCGGGCTCGACGTCCGGGTGCACGCGGGCGAGGCGATCGGCGTCGTCGGCCGGAACGGCCAGGGCAAGTCGACGCTGCTGAAGCTCGTCGCCGGCGTCGTGCTGCCGGACGAGGGCGTGGTCGAGGTCCGCGGCGGGGTCGCTCCGCTGATCGAGATCACCGGCGGCTTCGTGGCCGACCTCAGCGTCCGGGAGAACGTCTACCTGACCGCGGGGCTGCACGGCATGTCCAAGCGCGAGGTCGACGACCGGTTCGACTCGATCATCGAGTTCGCCGAGATCGGCGACTTCCTGGACACCCCGTACAAGCACCTCTCCAGCGGGATGAAGGTGCGGATCGCCTTCTCGGTGGTGTCGCGGCTCGAGGAGCCGATCATCCTGGTCGACGAGGTGCTCGCGGTGGGCGACAAGGCGTTCCGCGAGAAGTGCTATGCCCGGATCGAGGAGCTGCTCGCGGCCGGCCGGACGCTCTTCTTCGTCTCGCACAACGAGCGCGACCTCCGCCGCTTCTGCACCCGCGGGCTCTACCTGGACAAGGGCGCGCTGGTGCTCGACGCACCGATCGATCAGGTTCTCGCCCGGTATTCTGAGGACTACGCGCCGAAAGCGCAGCCCGCCGCGGAGTGACCGGCAGTCCGAGCCGCACGGCCCGGAGCTCGCCGTGACAGCGCGACGCGCGGGTCCTCACGACGCAGGAGTGCAGACATGTCCTCGAAGAAGGACCGCAAGGACCGCGACGAGCTCGAGCAGGCCGGCACCGCCGACGTCGAGAACGCGCAGCTGGCCCGGATCCTGGACCGCGTCCTCGCCGTCCAGCGGCCCGCGGTCCTCGCGAACATCCGGGCGCTGCGGCGTCGCCGGCCGAACGCGACTCCCGAGCAGCTGATCACCTCGCTCGAGCGCCAGTACCTCTCCAGCGTCGCCGCCGGTGGCGCGGCCATCGGAGCGACCGCGGTCGTCCCCGGGATCGGCACCGCCGCGTCCGTCGCGCTCTCCGGCGCCGGCGCGATCGGCTTCCTCGAGGCGAGCGCCCTCTTCGCGCAGTCGGTCACCGAGGTGCACGGCATCCGCCTCGAGGACCCGGACCGCGCCCGCGCCCTCGTGCTCACGCTGATGATGGGCTCCTCCGGCAGCGAGCTGGTGCGCCAGGTCGCCGGGCACGCGACCGGCACCAGCACCGGGATGAACCAGTACTGGGGCTCGGTGGTGACCAAGGGGCTGCCGTCGTTCCTCGTCGGCGAGCTGGCCGACCGGGCCAAGAAGTCCTTCGCCAAGCACTTCCTCGCGCAGCAGGGCGCGGGGCTGGTCGGGCGGGCGATGCCGTTCGGGATCGGCGCCGCGCTGGGCGGCGTCGGCAACGCGATGCTCGGCCGCAAGGTCGTGCAGAGCGCGCGGGACGCCTTCGGTCCGGCCCCGCGCGAGTTCGGCAACACCTTCGTGCTCCCGCCGACCAAGGCCGAGCGGAAGGCGCTCGCGGCCGGTGCCGAACCGCTCGAGCTGCACGTCCGCGACTACGGCGGAACGGGCGAGAAGGTCGCCCTGCTGCTGCACGGCCTCGGCACGGACTCGCGCGTCTGGTACGCCCTGGTGCCGACGCTGCACGAGCACGGCTACCGCGTCGTCGCGCCCGATCTCGCCGGGCACGGCGGCTCGCCGAAGTCGCCCGCCTACTCCGTCGACCACTGGGCGGAGGACGTGCGCGCCTCGGTGCTGCAGACCCCCGACCTGGTGATCGGCCACGGCCTCGGCGCGGTCGTCGCCGCGCGGCTCGCCCCGGAGTACCGCGCCGAACGGCTGATCCTGCTCGACCCCGCCTTCTCCGACGCGAAGGGGCTCGGCAGCGCTCTGCGCCGCGGCGGCTCGATCGCGCACGTCGAGAAGGGCGATGCCGACGACCTGCGTCACCGCCACCCGATCTGGACCGACGAGCAGATCGAGCTCGACGTCTCGGCCCACGCGCTCTGGGACCCGGAGTCCGCCTCCGGCCTGACGGCGCGCGGCGCCGCCGACGCTCCGGACGCCTTCCCTGTGCCGACGCTCGTCGTGCTGCCCGAGGACCCGCTGGGCCACTCCTCGCTCGGTGATGTGCTCGCCGACCACGGCGCGGAGGTCCGCACGATCCCCGGCGCGGGCGCCTCGATCCTCCGCGAGGACCGCGCGGCCCTCATCTCGGCCCTCGCCGACCGCCTCTAGCCTTCGGCGCCCGCACGACGAAGGCTGAGCGTCTCGAACGAGCGGACCCGCTCGTGTTCGACGCACTCAGCCTTCGTTGTGAGGACGCCGGCCACCTGCCGAACGGAATCGACGAGTCGATCCGGCTTCCGGGGTCTCGATACGCCGCTGCGCGGCTACTCGACCAGCAGGGGAGGGCGCGGCCCGCTCAGCAGGCCGTCGAGCAGGTGCAGCAGTCGCAGCCGCCACCGCATCCGCAGCAGTCGAAGGCGTGGCAACCGCCGCAGCATGCTGATCGAGTAGCGCCCGCAGGGCGCGTATCGAGATCCACCCACCGGACGACCTCGGCCGCGCAGCTCAGGCCGAACCGTTCTCCGGTCTCTCAACCCTCCTCGGGACGGGACCGGGACCCGTCGAGCGGCGTCGCGAGGACGATCCGCACCAGCGGGCCTCCGTCGCGGTCCTCACCGGCGACGAGGAGCCCGATCTTCTCGGCGACGCGCTGGGAGGCGCTGTTCTCGGGATGGATGATCGCCACGAGGCGTTCCGCGAGGCCGCACCGTCGAGCCAGCTCGAGACAGGCGGTCGCGGCCTCCGTGGCGTAACCCCGCCCCTGCAGCGAGGAGCGGACGTGGTAGCCCACCTCCAGCTCGGGGACGCCGTTCACGCTCTGCCAGGTCAGGCCGCAGTCCCCGACGAAGTCGCCGTCCGCCGTCTCGATGACCCACAGCCCGACGCCGTCGCGCTCGTAGTTGCGCCGGTTCCAGGCGATCCAGTCGGCGGCCTCTGCGCGCGTCTTCGGGGCCGGGTAGTAGCGCATCACCTCGGGATCCCCGAGCAGCTCGGCCAGGAGATCGAGGTCCGCCTCGGTCATCTCGCGGAAGCGCAGGTGCGCGGTGTCGGACGGCAGCATCGGCGTCACGCTACCGGCAGGACATGCTCCCGCGCCTCTCGGTCCACCGCTTCCCCGCTGATAGAACAGCGCCTGCGCGGCGCCTCTCGAGATCCGCCCTTCGGACGACGCGGGGTCTCGATACGCCGCTCCGCGGCTACTCGACCAGCATGAAGGGCTGCGTCCCGCTCAGCAGGCCGTCGAGCAGACGCAGCGGGCGCAGCAGGCGCGGCAGGCGCAGGCGCAGTCGCAGGTGCAGTCGCAGGCGCGGCCGCAACCGCAGCAGTCGGATGCGTGGCGGCCGCCGCAGCATGCTGATCGAGTAGCGGCCGCAGGGCGCGTATCGAGATCCACCCACCGGACGACGCGGGGTCTCGATACGCCGCTGCGCGGCTACTCGACCAGCATGGACGGCGCGGTCCGCTCAGAAGCCGGGGCGCGAGCTGCGATGCACTACTTCTTGGCCTTGGCGGCGGCCTTGGCGGCCTGCTTCGTGGCGCGGACCTTCGCGAGGGACTCGGGCGAGACGATGTCGGCGACCGAGCGGAACGAGTCCTCCTCGCCGTAAGCGCCGGCGGCCTCGCGCCAGCCCTCGCCCTCGAAGCCGCGGCGCTTGCCGAGCAGGGCGACGAAGATGCGGGCCTTCTGGTCGCCGAAGCCGGGCAGCGCCTTGAGGCGGGCGAGCACCTCGCGGCCGTCGGGGTCGTCGCGGGTCCAGATGGCCGAGGCGTCGCCGTTCCAGTCGTCGACGATCGCGCGGCAGAGGGTCTGCACCCGGCCGGCCATGTTCGCCGGGTAGCGGTGGATCGCCGGGGGTGTCCGGGACAGCTCCGAGAAGCGGTCCTCGTCGAAGTCCGCGATCGCAGCCGCGTCGAAGGACGACCCCTCCTCGGCCAGGCGCTGCTCGAGCTTGAGCGGTCCCGAGAACGCCGTCTCCATCGCGACCTGCTGATCCAGCAGCATGCCGATCAGCAGGGCGAGCGGGTCGCGGGAGAGCAGCGCGTCGGCGTCGGCGTCGTCGGTGATGTGCAGGGCGGAGTCGGCGGTCATCCTCCAGGGATACCACGGACACCGGCGTCGCCGCCGAGCAGAGCGCGGACCGTCCGGTCGATCGTGCTCAGCGCGGCGGTCAGCTCGAGATCGCTCGCGCTGCCGTAGCCGAGGACCAGCGCCTCCTGCTCCGCGCGGTCGGCCAGGGCGTAGTCGTCGAGCGGAGCGACGAGGAGCCCCTCCGCCGCGAGCGCCGCCACGACCGCCCTCGCCGTGAGCGGCGCGGGCAGCCCGAGCACCACGTGCAGCCCGCCGTCGAGTCCGCGCGCCGAGCCCCAGTCGATCGCCTCGGAGAAGTCGCGGACCAGCCCGCGACGGTGCGCGTAGCGGCGCCGCGAGCGGGTGAGGTGCCGCCGGAAGCCGCCGCCCGCCATGAACGCGGCGAGCGCCTCCTGCGTCGGGCCCGAGACGGAGGCGTCGCGCTCGGCGTCGACCTCCCGCACCGCCCCGTGCAGCCACGACGAGGGCGGCAGAGTCAGATACGCCACCCGCAGCCACGGCGACACCGTCTTCGAGAACGAGCCGACGTGCGCCACTCCCCCGCCGCCGTCGAGCGACGCGAGCGCCGGCAGCGGTGCGCCGACGTAGCGGAACTCGCTGTCGTAGTCGTCCTCGATCACCAGCAGCCGCTCCGTCGCCGCGCGGCGCACCAGCTCGAGCCGGGCGGCGAGCGCCAGGCGGCCCCCGGTCGGGTACTGGTGCGAAGGCGTGACGACCACGACGTCCGCGCCGCTCGTCGCGAGCGCGTCCAGGTCGATGCCGTCCGCGTCGACCGGCACCCCCACGACCTCGTGCCCCTCGGCGCGCAGCCGCCGCCGGACCGCCGGGTAGCCCGGGTCCTCGACCGCGACCCGCA comes from the Rathayibacter festucae DSM 15932 genome and includes:
- a CDS encoding nicotinate phosphoribosyltransferase; the encoded protein is MDATAFLTDRYELTMVEGALGSGTADRRCTFEVFARSLPPGRRYGILAGTGRLLELISRFRFGDAELDWLRENRVVDARTLDWLADYRFQGDMWGYREGEVYLPGSPVLIVEAPFAEGVLLETLVLSVLNHDSAVASAAARMVSAADGRPLAEMGSRRAGERSAVAAARAAHIAGFGATSNLEAGRSWGVPTMGTSAHAFTLLHDSEEDAFRAQVAALGPGTTLLVDTYDVTAAVDLAVRVAGTSLGAVRIDSGDLPQQVAAVRAQLDGLGATGTRITVTNDLDEYGIAALAASPVDSYGVGTSVATGSGHPTAGMVYKLVAHEDDAGEWVSVAKKSAAKASIGGRKSAGRRLTEDGVAVEEVVHVGAGPKGAVGEDERALLVPLIEDGRIREEHLGAAGVVAAREHRANAVLELPLDALRLGRGDPVIPTRYA
- a CDS encoding DUF3039 domain-containing protein, which translates into the protein MTSRFENSSTDPLEGGGGTATLDRELEELLNQETIEPGDHERFSHYVPKDKILESAMTGKPVRALCGKKWLPGRDPEKFPVCPSCKEIYARMK
- a CDS encoding ABC transporter permease, coding for MAARLLRLRLDVLLGAFRSGARHTGGALLGVLVVVVATAALLAGLGTLEPGSWLADDAVVAGGAVVTLGFLVLPFLLGPKDPMDPRAFRLFGIPSGRLAAALALAGLVSLPVLALVVLGAASIRLFPGAGLLAVLGPLLGVLTAALLARIGLAASSALVPSRTARELLAVLGLVLLLTAPVALVLTTGLDWGGEGSEALERLAAVLAPTPFGAAWAIAPSAASGAAAGPLLTALLTLVVAGALWWLVVRALTVRPERTSRPPRGLRLGWFDVLGGSRTGAIAARSTTYWLRDPRYQASLVAVPLLPVLAVVLLALVGVPFPLLSLLPVPLVALFLGWFLHNDVAYDGSAFWLHAAAGVRGWSDRLGRAFPTLLLGLPVVVLGSLVSSATSGFDDALPVLLAVNAALLLVPAGVASALSARLAYPAPRPGDSAFVQPQAPGASGAGSQALAFGLGLLLSAPAVVLAVQTLFFEGDRDQAILAGLGSAVGVFALGVLLGGFLFDRRAAELVSFTSRY
- a CDS encoding ABC transporter ATP-binding protein — encoded protein: MTSATNAEESERDGAPPAESPTPAEPVATETADPAAPAQTADPSPQPETAQPADPEHPVVFELHALTRTFGRTVAVDRIDLAVRAGTFYGIIGPNGAGKTTTLSMMTGLLRPDTGRVLVHGVDVWKDPRAAKPLIGVLPDRLRLFDRLTGAQFLYYSAALRGIDRKTAKQRTVELAEALGLTDALERLISDYSAGMAKKVALAGAMIHAPRVLVLDEPFESVDPVSSAAVITVLRRFVAGGGTVVLSSHGLDFIERVCDDVAVIVGGKVLAAGSVEEVAGTATLEERFLELAGGKQIAEGLQWLHDFSG
- a CDS encoding NTP transferase domain-containing protein, which encodes MTSKPFPTASAGGSTGAPASVVILAAGMGSRLGRSLPKPLTPLSDGRTIMQQQFDNIHHAFGTKVPVSIVVGYKLEHIIEAFPSATFVYNEQYDQTNTSKSLLRALQASGQGGVLWMNGDVVFDPRILDRTADLIAKDVSFVTVNTAKVSDEEVKYTTSAEGYIDELSKTVKRGLGEAVGINYVSAADKPALIRQLARVDAQDYFERGIELAIEQDRLLVEPMDISDLYAVEVDFAEDLERANLFV
- a CDS encoding ABC transporter permease, which translates into the protein MSSPARVDAGATALRPHRSRAWRYRHSLWLLTKRDLTVRYATSALGYVWSVLDPLVMSGIYYFVFTVVFQRTVGEDPYIVFLLAGLLPWMWFNQATSDATRAFLREAKLVRSTSIPRTIWVGRIVLSKGIEFVASLPVLVLFAVVAGAGVTPAILLFPLAILLQGVLTLGVGLLVAPLVVFFRDLERAIKLVLRFLFYASPIIYSTANLPDAIRPWAALNPLSGIFALYRSTFFASELDLPLILTSVLISFLVLGLGLIVFRRSERAVLKEL
- a CDS encoding ABC transporter ATP-binding protein, which produces MDAPDRASGGDSPAGRAPAGDSPVVIECRGLGIRFRRNRRGRRSFKDLFSRGTRRSRPGEFWALRGLDVRVHAGEAIGVVGRNGQGKSTLLKLVAGVVLPDEGVVEVRGGVAPLIEITGGFVADLSVRENVYLTAGLHGMSKREVDDRFDSIIEFAEIGDFLDTPYKHLSSGMKVRIAFSVVSRLEEPIILVDEVLAVGDKAFREKCYARIEELLAAGRTLFFVSHNERDLRRFCTRGLYLDKGALVLDAPIDQVLARYSEDYAPKAQPAAE
- a CDS encoding alpha/beta fold hydrolase; its protein translation is MSSKKDRKDRDELEQAGTADVENAQLARILDRVLAVQRPAVLANIRALRRRRPNATPEQLITSLERQYLSSVAAGGAAIGATAVVPGIGTAASVALSGAGAIGFLEASALFAQSVTEVHGIRLEDPDRARALVLTLMMGSSGSELVRQVAGHATGTSTGMNQYWGSVVTKGLPSFLVGELADRAKKSFAKHFLAQQGAGLVGRAMPFGIGAALGGVGNAMLGRKVVQSARDAFGPAPREFGNTFVLPPTKAERKALAAGAEPLELHVRDYGGTGEKVALLLHGLGTDSRVWYALVPTLHEHGYRVVAPDLAGHGGSPKSPAYSVDHWAEDVRASVLQTPDLVIGHGLGAVVAARLAPEYRAERLILLDPAFSDAKGLGSALRRGGSIAHVEKGDADDLRHRHPIWTDEQIELDVSAHALWDPESASGLTARGAADAPDAFPVPTLVVLPEDPLGHSSLGDVLADHGAEVRTIPGAGASILREDRAALISALADRL
- a CDS encoding GNAT family N-acetyltransferase, with protein sequence MLPSDTAHLRFREMTEADLDLLAELLGDPEVMRYYPAPKTRAEAADWIAWNRRNYERDGVGLWVIETADGDFVGDCGLTWQSVNGVPELEVGYHVRSSLQGRGYATEAATACLELARRCGLAERLVAIIHPENSASQRVAEKIGLLVAGEDRDGGPLVRIVLATPLDGSRSRPEEG
- a CDS encoding HhH-GPD-type base excision DNA repair protein, which codes for MTADSALHITDDADADALLSRDPLALLIGMLLDQQVAMETAFSGPLKLEQRLAEEGSSFDAAAIADFDEDRFSELSRTPPAIHRYPANMAGRVQTLCRAIVDDWNGDASAIWTRDDPDGREVLARLKALPGFGDQKARIFVALLGKRRGFEGEGWREAAGAYGEEDSFRSVADIVSPESLAKVRATKQAAKAAAKAKK
- a CDS encoding PLP-dependent aminotransferase family protein, whose amino-acid sequence is MASGDLEVPLLLRAPERGAVRSGLAEALRAAVLDGRYGAGDAIPSSRVLAQQLGVSRGSVVAAVDQLVGEGYLVAHPRAAVTVAADGVVVPIRSRVERAEPAVLPATARLDLRPGRPDTRDLDGPEWRAAWRPALSAPPSELPSAAGHAGLRRRIAEQLRRSRGIDVEAEDVLVTSGTADAVALLVRAAAIALGRPVRVAVEDPGYPAVRRRLRAEGHEVVGVPVDADGIDLDALATSGADVVVVTPSHQYPTGGRLALAARLELVRRAATERLLVIEDDYDSEFRYVGAPLPALASLDGGGGVAHVGSFSKTVSPWLRVAYLTLPPSSWLHGAVREVDAERDASVSGPTQEALAAFMAGGGFRRHLTRSRRRYAHRRGLVRDFSEAIDWGSARGLDGGLHVVLGLPAPLTARAVVAALAAEGLLVAPLDDYALADRAEQEALVLGYGSASDLELTAALSTIDRTVRALLGGDAGVRGIPGG